From a region of the Haematobia irritans isolate KBUSLIRL chromosome 4, ASM5000362v1, whole genome shotgun sequence genome:
- the LOC142233806 gene encoding uncharacterized protein LOC142233806 isoform X2 has translation MDGKTDMNSSDATYCPDAETMMQNASMDASQTLRRSVRLSQRPRIRYMYTKRKGNSKCSKHSSVLNMQHNITNTPPIGISKPILKERPQDNDLVLLQKEYNMLVSHSNADTNEVTCTQANEFTCTQALFTIADIIEDEERTVSMKMPNNMHSLNKKRRHGIDLSQKLSAIPKTTRVELTEDRIQYQNPVGLELPEYNGPIGPKTMRRKIRAKTSNKSAKKPKEVFKSKRKTQAINSGLKSYNLSDNVWLKDIPLDLTMKKSEMLSSITQRTEKLNLNDITLSIETISNMANTDQGGSLIDNMREVVLNGSNQLGHTEKKIEHISDKKIKRSLFLDETKMEISPSVKKRKMTQNYKIATEEERPSRILKTPWNIGNKEGNSSTQNKTGIHIKEESFGYTKMQQATRNDMEKIKRNEFYGGSMLPDIYPPHFKYQLPPEVVLTQPSTMAKPNSFTPEQAFSFDLKDSSSTSPSLTESLRETFDTDDVRNLLSIEKSSYRLYDYHVQALAIILNINENYLNEIFNKVLKISPTALRKVSKAVKTPFVQDQDIFEIQNSLENSPSDNEIIPCSQRVYGNSRLKSLKSENNP, from the exons ATGGATGGTAAAACCGATATGAATTCTAGCGATGCCACATATTGTCCTGATGCTGAAACTATGatgcaaaatg CTTCAATGGATGCTTCTCAAACATTACGTCGATCTGTAAGATTATCTCAAAGGCCACGAATACGTTATATGTATACTAAGCGCAAAGGAAACTCTAAATGTTCCAAGCATTCGAgtgtcttaaatatgcaacataATATTACCAATACACCTCCAATAGGTATTTCGAAGCCAATATTAAAAGAACGCCCACAGGACAATGACTTGGTATTATTACAAAAAGAATATAACATGTTGGTTTCGCATTCAAATGCAGATACCAATGAAGTCACATGTACACAAGCCAATGAATTTACATGTACACAAGCATTATTTACCATTGCCGATATTATAGAAGATGAAGAACGCACGGTATCAATGAAAATGCCAAACAATATGCATtcattaaacaaaaaacgaagacATGGAATTGATCTTTCCCAAAAATTGTCCGCAATTCCCAAAACAACCAGAGTGGAATTGACAGAAG ATCGAATACAGTATCAAAACCCTGTTGGACTTGAGCTTCCCGAATACAATGGTCCAATTGGGCCTAAGACAATGCGGCGCAAAATAAGGGCAAAAACGAGCAACAAATCGGCCAAGAAACCCAAGGAGGTTTTTAAATCAAAG CGCAAAACTCAAGCAATAAATAGTGGTTTAAAATCCTATAATCTAAGCGACAATGTTTGGCTAAAAGATATACCTTTGGATTTAACTATGAAGAAATCTGAAATGTTATCTAGTATAACGCAGAGAACTGAAAAACTCAACTTAAATGATATTACCTTATCGATCGAAACAATATCGAATATGGCAAATACAGACCAAGGAGGGTCTCTGATAGATAATatgcgggaggtcgttttaaatGGATCAAACCAATTAG GTCACACAGAGAAGAAAATTGAACATATATCCGATAAAAAGATTAAGCG ATCATTGTTTTTGGACGAAACTAAGATGGAAATATCGCCGTCTGTGAAGAAACGAAAAATGACACAGAATTACAAAATAGCAACGGAAGAAGAACGACCAAGTCGCATACTAAAAACGCCGTGGAATATCGGAAACAAAGAAGGTAACAGCTCTACTCAGAATAAGACCGGCATACATATCAAAGAAGAAAGTTTTGGATATACCAAAATGCAGCAAGCAACGAGAAATGATATggagaaaattaaaagaaatgaattttaCGGGGGTTCAATGTTGCCCGACATTTATCCACCACATTTTAAGTATCAATTACCACCGGAAGTTGTATTGACACAACCATCAACGATGGCAAAACCTAATTCGTTTACACCCGAGCAGGCATTCTCTTTTGATTTGAAAGATTCCAGTTCAACATCACCTTCTTTAACAGAATCCTTGCGAGAAACTTTTGATACAGATGATGTGCGAAATCTTTTGAGCATTGAAAAATCATCATATCGCTTGTATGATTACCATGTGCAAGCATTGgctataattttaaatattaacgaaaattacttaaacgaaattttcaataaagttttaaaGATTAGTCCAACCGCCCTACGCAAAGTGAGTAAAGCAGTAAAAACGCCATTTGTTCAAGATCAGGATATATTCGAAATTCAGAATTCTCTCGAGAATAGTCCTTCAGACAACGAAATCATTCCATGTAGTCAACGTGTTTACGGGAATTCAAGACTGAAGTCACTCAAAAGTGAAAATAATCCATAA
- the LOC142233806 gene encoding uncharacterized protein LOC142233806 isoform X1: MDGKTDMNSSDATYCPDAETMMQNASMDASQTLRRSVRLSQRPRIRYMYTKRKGNSKCSKHSSVLNMQHNITNTPPIGISKPILKERPQDNDLVLLQKEYNMLVSHSNADTNEVTCTQANEFTCTQALFTIADIIEDEERTVSMKMPNNMHSLNKKRRHGIDLSQKLSAIPKTTRVELTEETDIDRIQYQNPVGLELPEYNGPIGPKTMRRKIRAKTSNKSAKKPKEVFKSKRKTQAINSGLKSYNLSDNVWLKDIPLDLTMKKSEMLSSITQRTEKLNLNDITLSIETISNMANTDQGGSLIDNMREVVLNGSNQLGHTEKKIEHISDKKIKRSLFLDETKMEISPSVKKRKMTQNYKIATEEERPSRILKTPWNIGNKEGNSSTQNKTGIHIKEESFGYTKMQQATRNDMEKIKRNEFYGGSMLPDIYPPHFKYQLPPEVVLTQPSTMAKPNSFTPEQAFSFDLKDSSSTSPSLTESLRETFDTDDVRNLLSIEKSSYRLYDYHVQALAIILNINENYLNEIFNKVLKISPTALRKVSKAVKTPFVQDQDIFEIQNSLENSPSDNEIIPCSQRVYGNSRLKSLKSENNP, encoded by the exons ATGGATGGTAAAACCGATATGAATTCTAGCGATGCCACATATTGTCCTGATGCTGAAACTATGatgcaaaatg CTTCAATGGATGCTTCTCAAACATTACGTCGATCTGTAAGATTATCTCAAAGGCCACGAATACGTTATATGTATACTAAGCGCAAAGGAAACTCTAAATGTTCCAAGCATTCGAgtgtcttaaatatgcaacataATATTACCAATACACCTCCAATAGGTATTTCGAAGCCAATATTAAAAGAACGCCCACAGGACAATGACTTGGTATTATTACAAAAAGAATATAACATGTTGGTTTCGCATTCAAATGCAGATACCAATGAAGTCACATGTACACAAGCCAATGAATTTACATGTACACAAGCATTATTTACCATTGCCGATATTATAGAAGATGAAGAACGCACGGTATCAATGAAAATGCCAAACAATATGCATtcattaaacaaaaaacgaagacATGGAATTGATCTTTCCCAAAAATTGTCCGCAATTCCCAAAACAACCAGAGTGGAATTGACAGAAG aaaCCGACATAGATCGAATACAGTATCAAAACCCTGTTGGACTTGAGCTTCCCGAATACAATGGTCCAATTGGGCCTAAGACAATGCGGCGCAAAATAAGGGCAAAAACGAGCAACAAATCGGCCAAGAAACCCAAGGAGGTTTTTAAATCAAAG CGCAAAACTCAAGCAATAAATAGTGGTTTAAAATCCTATAATCTAAGCGACAATGTTTGGCTAAAAGATATACCTTTGGATTTAACTATGAAGAAATCTGAAATGTTATCTAGTATAACGCAGAGAACTGAAAAACTCAACTTAAATGATATTACCTTATCGATCGAAACAATATCGAATATGGCAAATACAGACCAAGGAGGGTCTCTGATAGATAATatgcgggaggtcgttttaaatGGATCAAACCAATTAG GTCACACAGAGAAGAAAATTGAACATATATCCGATAAAAAGATTAAGCG ATCATTGTTTTTGGACGAAACTAAGATGGAAATATCGCCGTCTGTGAAGAAACGAAAAATGACACAGAATTACAAAATAGCAACGGAAGAAGAACGACCAAGTCGCATACTAAAAACGCCGTGGAATATCGGAAACAAAGAAGGTAACAGCTCTACTCAGAATAAGACCGGCATACATATCAAAGAAGAAAGTTTTGGATATACCAAAATGCAGCAAGCAACGAGAAATGATATggagaaaattaaaagaaatgaattttaCGGGGGTTCAATGTTGCCCGACATTTATCCACCACATTTTAAGTATCAATTACCACCGGAAGTTGTATTGACACAACCATCAACGATGGCAAAACCTAATTCGTTTACACCCGAGCAGGCATTCTCTTTTGATTTGAAAGATTCCAGTTCAACATCACCTTCTTTAACAGAATCCTTGCGAGAAACTTTTGATACAGATGATGTGCGAAATCTTTTGAGCATTGAAAAATCATCATATCGCTTGTATGATTACCATGTGCAAGCATTGgctataattttaaatattaacgaaaattacttaaacgaaattttcaataaagttttaaaGATTAGTCCAACCGCCCTACGCAAAGTGAGTAAAGCAGTAAAAACGCCATTTGTTCAAGATCAGGATATATTCGAAATTCAGAATTCTCTCGAGAATAGTCCTTCAGACAACGAAATCATTCCATGTAGTCAACGTGTTTACGGGAATTCAAGACTGAAGTCACTCAAAAGTGAAAATAATCCATAA
- the LOC142234708 gene encoding uncharacterized protein LOC142234708 → MRTHLIKNKIKRAEAWDAISKSIGVPESDCQTRWRSLRDRYVKEYNKIHRASGSGYDGNDSQWPLFKNMEFLREQVAPRKTISNIARQQHSQVHEIDIGVNMEYLNSEESFIDSNEADTPCTFDYIDYDSQEATPYQNQKTSDNEAKANGNRMRKRTSNSNELGDFLNKISTIAEKRFCSNAEEVPPTDNKHKGFFLMVQDLFKKLPEEEVDDSKIYFINYLHDKIKHGHFL, encoded by the exons ATGAGAACAcatttgataaaaaacaaaataaaacgtgCAGAGGCGTGGGATGCAATTAGCAAATCTATTGGTGTTCCTG AGTCCGATTGCCAAACTCGATGGCGAAGTTTGCGTGACCGTTATGTTAAGGAATACAATAAAATCCATCGTGCATCTGGAAGTGGCTATGATGGTAACGACAGTCAGTGGCCTTTATTTAAAAACATGGAATTTCTCCGGGAACAAGTGGCCCCAAGAAA AACAATATCGAATATAGCAAGACAACAGCATAGCCAAGTTCATGAAATTGATATTGGCGTAAATATGGAGTATTTAAATTCCGAAGAATCGTTTATAGATAGCAATGAAGCGGATACG CCATGCACTTTCGATTATATTGATTACGACTCCCAGGAAGCGACACCataccaaaaccaaaaaacatcAGATAATGAAGCCAAGGCAAATGGTAACCGAATGCGAAAAAGAACTAGCAACAGCAACGAGTTAGgtgattttttaaacaaaatatcaaCTATTGCCGAAAAGCGTTTTTGTTCTAATGCCGAAGAAGTTCCACCGACTGATAATAAACataaaggatttttccttatggTTCAAGATCTCTTTAAAAAGTTGCCAGAAGAGGAGGTTgatgattcaaaaatttattttataaattatttgcaTGACAAAATCAAACACGGTCATTTCttgtaa